The following coding sequences are from one Nicotiana tomentosiformis chromosome 3, ASM39032v3, whole genome shotgun sequence window:
- the LOC138907849 gene encoding uncharacterized protein, protein MRFSELDHHAIWLVHTDRERIRRFIDGLTYQLRFLITRERLSGATFDEVVDIARQIEMVLSQERGQREAKRSRRPGDLSGVPSGGQFYRDRGRPYRHTQTGRPVHRGALFSHGSYSYHQVQSSLNSLPAQRSSHAPSVPGSSAPGSSSGYSSAQGFLQSPLPFTGRGCFECGYMGHIKRPDDVASDTVITGIVSVYHKEVSVLFNPGSTHSYVSSYFAHHLDMPRESLVLSVHVSMLVGDTIIVDRVYRSCVVTTGSLDTRVDLLLLSMVDFDVILGMDWLSPCHAVLDCHAKIVTLAMPGLLRTEWRGFLDYVLSRVISYLKSRRMVGKGCLYYLAFVRDVSADAPTIDFVPVVREFPDVFPADLSGMPPDRDIDFGIDLVLKRYDGKDVIDDQDGRKEHAKE, encoded by the exons atgaggttttctgagttggatcATCACGCAATTTGGCTAGTTCatactgatagggagaggattaggaggttcattgatggcctcacatatcaattACGATTTCTTATAACTAGAGAGAGgttatctggtgctacttttgatgaggtagtcgacattgctcggcagatagagatggtccttAGCCAGGAGCGTGGacagagggaggccaagaggtctcgtagACCAGGTGATTtaagcggtgttccttcagggggtcagttttaccgcgacaggggtcgtccttacaggcacactcagacgggtcgtccagttcaccgtggtgcattatttagccatggttcatatagttatcATCAGGTCCAGTCATCTCTCAATTCCCTACCAGCTCAGAGATCGtcccatgcaccttcagttcCGGGCTCATCGGCACCGGGTTCTTCTAGCGGGTATTCTAGTGCTCAGGGCTTCCTCCAGTCCCCACTGCCATTCAcagggaggggttgttttgagtgtggatatatgggtcacatcaagag ACCAGATGATgttgcttcagacacagtgatcacaggtattgtctcagtttacCACAAGGAGGTCTCTGTACTATTTAACCCTGGTTCCACTCATTcctatgtatcatcgtatttcgctcatcatttggatatgccccgtgagtccttagttttatctgttcatgtcTCTATGCTGGTGGGtgatactatcattgtggaccgtgtatatcggtcgtgtgtagtgaccacTGGGAGTCTagatactagagttgatctcttattgcttagcatggttgattttgacgtgatcttaggtatggattggttgtctccatgtcatgctgttctagattgtcacgctaagattgtGACATTGGCAATGCCGGGATTGTTGAGAACTGAGTGGAGAGGTTTTCTAGACTATGTTCTCAGTAGAGTGATTTCGTATTTGAAGTCCcggcggatggttgggaagggttgtctatattatttggcctttgtgagggatgttagtgctgatgctCCTACTATTGACTTTGTTCCGGTGGTGCGGGAATTTCctgatgtgtttcctgcagacttgtcgggcatgccgcccgacagggatattgactttggtattgacttg